TACAGAGCGGTTAAAGGCAGGCACATCAAGTCCCGAAAGGATATCCTCTGCGATTATGTGTCCTGCAGCTTTTTCAATAGGTAAAACAGTAATTCCCGGTTGAACCCTTATGCCGTCAACCAGTTCTCTCGCATCCTCTACGGATGTCAAATCTCTGAATTCTTTCCTTTCCATTCTGGTCGGTCTACTCTTTGTCAATATACTCAATAAGCTTTTTGTTAAGCGTGAATACCCTTGAAGCTACATACCAGAGTCCCATCAGGTACACTATCCATGTTGCAATGGAAATCCATTTGAGGCTTCCTGTATCATCAAGCGCTTCAAAAGTGATGACAAGGGTAACAGGCATCAAAAGCAATATGGCTAACACCGAATCGTTCAGATATTTCAGGTTCTCCAGAATGATCTTATCTTTTCTTCCCTCTTCTACCATTTAATGACCTCTTTAACAGGTTTAATCCTTCAGTAGTCAGTTATTTGATAATATCAAATCAATTATTATTGTAATTATATATTATAGGACTTATGCCTAATTAATGTTTTGAAAATTTTAGCTATACTTCGAACTTACAGACTCTTAGCTGGCAGAAAAGAAAATCAGCAAAAGAAAAAAGAGAATGAAGACCTATGTCTTCATTTTAGAATTTTAGAATATATCTATGCCTGAAAATCAGGGGTTGATCGGCGTGCCGGTGGTTGTAGTTGCCTTTTCAAAAGCAGCAACCATCTTCTTTGTGATAGGACCTGGCTTTCCGTCACCAATAGGACGACCATCAACCTTTACAAGAGGTGCGGCCTCTGCTGCGGTTCCGGTGACGAATATCTCGTCTGCGGTGTAGAGGTCGAACATTCCAAGGTTCTCAACGTGGGTCTCAATTCCAAGGTCTGCAAGAAGCTCAATAGCTGTTGCCCTGGTGATTCCCTTCAGGTTGTTGATGGTTGGTGGTGTGTAGACCTTGCCGTTCTTGATGATGAATATGTTGTCTCCAGAACCTTCTGAGAGGTAACCGTTCTGGTCGAAGAATATTGCTTCATCTCCACCTTTCTCGTTTGCCTCGATCTTGGCAAGGATGTTGTTCAGGTAGTTGAGTGACTTGATGTTTGGTGACAGTGCATCACAGGAGTTCCTTCTGACTGATACTGTAACGCCGGTAAGACCAACTTCATAGAGGTCGCCATACATTGCGCCCCATTCCTGTGAGATGATGAATATGTTTGGTACTGGACATTTTCTTGGGTCAAGACCAAGGTCACCAACACCACGTGATACGATAGGTCTGATGTATGCGTCTGTCAGGTTGTTTTTCCTGAGTGTCTCCAGGATAGCCTCTTCCATTTCTTCTTTGGAGAGCGGGATGTTAAGAGCGATTGCCCTTGCGGAATCATAGAGCCTGTCAACATGCTCACGTAACTTGAAAACACGTCCGTTATATGCTCTTATTCCCTCAAACACACCGTCTCCGTACAAAAATCCGTGGTCATAGACGGAAGTTGTGGCCTGTGATTTAGGAACAAAGTTACCGTTGTAATAAATCAATAGTTCACTCATTGTAAAGCCTCAGTATAATAACAATTGCTAGAGTTCATGTCAAACTATTATTTATTTTTATTCACACTGACATGTTGTATTAATTGCCGAAGTGAACCCGGTTTGACAAAAGTGTTTTATACTAAAAAACCTATTTGCAATCCCGGTCAAGCTTAGCGGTCCCGTGGCTTAGCCAGGATATAGCATCGGGCTTCTAACCCGAGGGTCAGGGGTTCAAATCCCTTCGGGATCGCTTTTCTTCTTTTTCACTTTTGTCATAAGCTTCTTAATTTATGGTTTTTTGTTATTACCTTTTTTTTATAAATCTCCGGAACATAGTTTCGCAACGAGGTTATATCTGTAAAATCAAACGCTATATTGTACAGTTTATTGTAAATTGTATGTAGATTGGAGCATATCTACTATAAAGGGGGTGTTTTCCATAGATGCAAAGGTTTTAAAGATTGCAATAGCAGTCTTGTCGATAGTGGGTACTGCATACGCATTGGCTGATGATACGGATGGTGATGGAAGACTCGATCCGGATGATAATTGTCCATATACCTACAACCCGGATCAAGCAGATTCTGATGGCGATGGTGTAGGAGATGTATGTGATCCTGTAGTGGATATTCCTGAATTTCCAACTATTGCTCTTCCAATGATAGCAATTGTGGGATTTGCATTGTTCTTTAAAAGAAGGAAATAAACTCCTTCTTTTTCCATTTTAAAAATCCCGCTCTGTAGAAAACCTGTTAACATGAGTATCATGAACTTTGCTCTTTTTCAGTTCCAACTAAAAAAACAATTTGGAAGCTTAAACCAAAGTAACTATCCGCCGAAGGCGGCACATTCCAATACTTTCATGCTACGAAAATTGTATTTGTGCTTGAGAATTCTACAGAAGCATACGAGGAAAGTATTCCACTGCAACATGTCAATTATTTTGTACTTCTTTGAGGGAAAACGCCGGCTTCGCCGGACCCTCCGGGATAATTCTAGTTATTCATGTTCTGCAATGACTCGATTTGTTGCTTGCCTTTAAGTTAATAGAAGGTTTTTGACAGAGACAAAATCCCATGTCTCAAAAAAGTATGGGCGCCGGTGAACCAGTTAGACGCCCTGTTCGTACACCAATACGTTTTTCAGAAATGTTTTAGGAAGGCACTTACAGTGAGTAACATGTTACTC
The sequence above is a segment of the uncultured Methanolobus sp. genome. Coding sequences within it:
- a CDS encoding sodium:proton antiporter, whose protein sequence is MVEEGRKDKIILENLKYLNDSVLAILLLMPVTLVITFEALDDTGSLKWISIATWIVYLMGLWYVASRVFTLNKKLIEYIDKE
- the ilvE gene encoding branched-chain-amino-acid transaminase, with translation MSELLIYYNGNFVPKSQATTSVYDHGFLYGDGVFEGIRAYNGRVFKLREHVDRLYDSARAIALNIPLSKEEMEEAILETLRKNNLTDAYIRPIVSRGVGDLGLDPRKCPVPNIFIISQEWGAMYGDLYEVGLTGVTVSVRRNSCDALSPNIKSLNYLNNILAKIEANEKGGDEAIFFDQNGYLSEGSGDNIFIIKNGKVYTPPTINNLKGITRATAIELLADLGIETHVENLGMFDLYTADEIFVTGTAAEAAPLVKVDGRPIGDGKPGPITKKMVAAFEKATTTTGTPINP